A window of the Chanodichthys erythropterus isolate Z2021 chromosome 21, ASM2448905v1, whole genome shotgun sequence genome harbors these coding sequences:
- the LOC137010575 gene encoding uncharacterized protein: MSKTFSYRRKEVVQENPAAGEFKARWPALFHIDEINAEFQRITTVPLETTFMAQLDSHLPQLTSIFNKKGGVSGQKLARHLAILQEATSDINLKRAAVLKALCIYLGEDDGHLIREYKDIEGDDIQRDLQNSTMGVYVINKEGGEIGAHDDIGIYVEGEIILDNIGSVAQACAMMLGVIYVLNMAYPKELKYSYEFIQKVLLKMDGERLSPKVLGLKNKIIAGL, from the exons ATGTCAAAAACATTCTCCTACAGAAGAAAAGAGGTAGTGCAGGAAAATCCAGCTGCCGGAGAGTTTAAAGCCAGGTGGCCTGCACTTTTTCACATTGATGAG ATAAATGCTGAATTCCAGCGCATAACAACTGTCCCACTTGAAACAACCTTCATGGCTCAGTTGGACAGCCATTTACCCCAGCTGACATCTATTTTCAACAAAAAGGGAGGTGTTTCTGGCCAAAAACTAGCCAGACATCTGGCGATCTTGCAAGag GCTACAAGTGACATCAATCTTAAAAGGGCAGCAGTCCTCAAGGCACTTTGCATCTACCTTGGTGAGGATGATGGACATCTCATTCGGGAGTATAAG GACATCGAAGGAGATGACATCCAGAGAGACCTGCAGAATTCCACCATGGGCGTATATGTCATCAACAAGGAGGGTGGAGAAATTGGAGCACATGATGACATTGGCATTTATGTTGAAGGAGAAATCATTCTGGACAACATTGGATCTGTAGCCCAAGCATGTGCAATGATGCTGGGAGTCATCTATGTATTGAACATGGCTTACCCCAAAGAGCTGAAATACTCCTatgaattcattcaaaaagtgCTCTTGAAAATGGATGGAGAAAGGCTTTCCCCCAAAGTCCTTGGACTAAAGAACAAAATCATTGCTGGACTGTAG